The following are from one region of the Amylibacter sp. IMCC11727 genome:
- a CDS encoding alpha/beta hydrolase: MTSAPLYAELERMPEGGQAFWRTAADGVRIRTAVWHGSGDKTVLIFPGRTEFIEKYGDVIARLLDRSYSVAIIDWRGQGLSDRHPTKRDMGWVKEFSDYQLDVAELLGTVKDAGLPDPYAMIGHSMGGGIGLRALLNDLPVEKAIFSGPMWGIHVEPHMRIPAAIVAGIGPSIGFGEKFVPSGSDAYYVLTEPFEGNVLTNDADQFDVMTRQLQAHPELGLGAPSIRWFNRARRETAKLVAEAPSKHDCLCLLGTDEAIVSVPAIHAVMAKWPNGKLVEVPNAHHEVLMEGREQLALVWAEIDAHLA, from the coding sequence ATGACGAGCGCACCGCTTTACGCTGAACTCGAGCGCATGCCCGAAGGCGGGCAGGCGTTTTGGCGAACAGCCGCTGACGGGGTGCGTATTCGCACCGCCGTTTGGCATGGCAGCGGTGACAAAACGGTCCTGATTTTTCCGGGCCGTACCGAATTCATCGAAAAATATGGCGATGTGATCGCGCGGCTTCTGGATCGCAGCTATTCCGTCGCCATTATTGATTGGCGTGGCCAAGGCCTGTCAGATCGCCACCCAACCAAACGCGATATGGGCTGGGTGAAAGAATTCTCCGATTATCAGTTGGATGTTGCCGAACTGCTTGGCACTGTCAAAGATGCTGGCCTACCTGACCCATACGCCATGATCGGGCATTCCATGGGCGGCGGCATCGGTCTTCGCGCATTGCTGAATGATCTGCCCGTAGAAAAAGCGATTTTCAGCGGTCCCATGTGGGGCATCCATGTGGAACCCCACATGCGCATTCCTGCCGCGATTGTCGCAGGAATCGGCCCATCCATCGGATTTGGGGAAAAATTCGTCCCCTCAGGCAGCGATGCCTATTACGTGCTAACCGAACCGTTTGAAGGCAACGTTTTAACCAACGACGCCGATCAATTCGATGTCATGACCCGCCAGTTGCAGGCCCATCCCGAGCTTGGTCTTGGCGCACCGTCTATCCGCTGGTTCAACCGCGCGCGCCGCGAAACCGCCAAACTGGTGGCTGAAGCCCCAAGCAAACACGATTGTCTCTGCCTGCTTGGCACGGATGAGGCCATCGTTTCAGTGCCTGCCATTCACGCCGTCATGGCAAAATGGCCCAACGGGAAACTGGTCGAAGTCCCGAACGCCCATCACGAGGTTCTGATGGAAGGACGCGAACAATTGGCACTGGTTTGGGCCGAAATCGACGCCCATCTGGCATAA
- a CDS encoding SCP2 sterol-binding domain-containing protein, with protein sequence MSDVINQAVEALNAKLGGEGFDGSVKVEIAGEGALIVDSNGARAGDDDADCTLSADAETFQGMMDGSVNPTSAFMTGQLSVDGDMGAAMKLGTLLS encoded by the coding sequence ATGAGTGATGTCATCAACCAAGCTGTAGAAGCTTTGAACGCAAAATTGGGCGGCGAAGGCTTTGACGGTTCTGTCAAAGTGGAAATCGCAGGCGAAGGCGCACTGATCGTGGACAGCAATGGCGCACGTGCAGGCGACGATGATGCAGATTGCACCTTGTCCGCAGATGCCGAAACATTTCAGGGCATGATGGACGGCTCCGTGAACCCGACATCCGCCTTCATGACAGGCCAGTTGTCCGTAGATGGCGACATGGGCGCTGCCATGAAACTCGGCACGCTGTTGTCCTAA
- a CDS encoding tetratricopeptide repeat protein, which produces MKTANRAVALIFTIIFGLGAQIAASPVGAQTQTLDDLFEDLLVADENSWEDIEKQIWTQWSKSGSKSMDYLLERGRAEMDKGNVNEAIGHFSALIDHAPDFAEGWNARATAWFVADRYGLSIADIRQTLLLEPRHFGALAGLGMIMERMDRPEAALRVYQEAEKIHPHRPDVKAALERLKDQVEGVEL; this is translated from the coding sequence ATGAAAACTGCAAACCGTGCCGTGGCGTTAATCTTCACAATTATTTTTGGTCTTGGGGCGCAGATTGCCGCAAGTCCAGTGGGAGCGCAAACGCAAACTCTGGATGATTTGTTCGAAGACTTGCTCGTGGCGGATGAAAACAGCTGGGAAGACATCGAAAAACAGATTTGGACGCAATGGTCGAAATCTGGGTCGAAATCCATGGATTATCTGCTGGAGCGGGGCCGTGCGGAGATGGACAAGGGCAATGTGAACGAAGCCATTGGCCATTTTTCAGCATTGATTGACCATGCGCCAGACTTTGCCGAAGGGTGGAATGCGCGAGCAACGGCGTGGTTCGTGGCAGATCGCTATGGGCTGTCCATTGCGGATATTCGTCAGACGTTGTTGTTGGAGCCGCGTCATTTCGGGGCTTTGGCTGGGCTTGGCATGATTATGGAGCGGATGGATCGGCCCGAGGCGGCGTTGCGGGTGTACCAAGAGGCAGAGAAAATTCACCCCCATCGACCGGATGTGAAAGCGGCGTTAGAGCGGTTGAAAGATCAGGTTGAGGGTGTCGAGCTGTAG
- a CDS encoding nitroreductase, with protein MPRRNEDALNFLLERRSVSHKTLTAPVPSRAEIEVILTAGARVPDHKMLEPFRFLVLEDAALNRLGDAVADRARALGLDEDKVAKARFSFDNAPLSIAVVASLKQTDMIPEVEQTLAVGACCTSVLNAALASGWGANWITGWAAFDEPFLQDHLGLAAGEYVAGFMHIGTVRSEPSERKRPDLNAITTWVSS; from the coding sequence ATGCCAAGACGTAATGAAGATGCGCTGAATTTTCTTTTGGAGCGCCGATCTGTATCGCACAAAACGCTAACTGCCCCAGTGCCGAGCCGTGCCGAGATCGAGGTTATCCTGACCGCAGGTGCGCGTGTGCCTGATCACAAGATGCTGGAGCCGTTTCGGTTTTTGGTGCTGGAAGATGCGGCGCTGAACCGATTGGGGGACGCGGTTGCGGATCGTGCGCGGGCACTGGGGTTGGACGAAGACAAAGTCGCCAAGGCGCGGTTTTCTTTTGACAATGCGCCGTTGAGTATTGCGGTGGTCGCAAGTTTGAAACAGACGGATATGATCCCAGAGGTGGAACAAACCTTGGCTGTGGGGGCGTGTTGCACATCTGTTTTGAATGCCGCGCTGGCTAGTGGATGGGGCGCGAATTGGATCACGGGATGGGCGGCGTTTGATGAACCGTTCTTGCAAGATCATCTTGGGTTGGCCGCAGGAGAATATGTGGCGGGGTTCATGCACATAGGAACAGTGCGAAGCGAGCCATCGGAACGTAAGCGGCCAGATTTGAATGCAATCACAACATGGGTCAGCAGCTGA
- a CDS encoding EI24 domain-containing protein: MIDDIFKAIGQMSDPKFMGVFFRGVGLTVLLLVLTTLFVLWLLPNSVSLPYFGELEWLSSVLDGFAIFGMFALSIFLMVPVASLFIGLFLDRIMDAVEARHYPNAGPVRKVGMGETIIDSLGFLGLMIVVNLFALILYLFIPVAFWVVNGILLGREYFQMVAVRRVGRKEGKALRKANRPQIWIAGTLMAVPLTVPVLNLIIPILGAAMFTHLFHRISGK; the protein is encoded by the coding sequence ATGATCGACGATATTTTCAAAGCCATTGGGCAAATGAGCGACCCGAAGTTTATGGGCGTGTTTTTTCGCGGCGTGGGGCTGACGGTTTTGCTGTTGGTTTTGACCACGCTGTTTGTTTTGTGGTTGCTGCCCAATTCCGTGAGCCTGCCTTATTTTGGGGAATTGGAATGGCTGTCATCGGTGCTTGATGGCTTTGCGATTTTTGGGATGTTTGCGCTGTCGATCTTTTTGATGGTGCCTGTGGCGTCCTTGTTTATCGGCCTGTTCTTGGATCGCATTATGGATGCGGTGGAGGCGCGTCATTATCCGAATGCTGGGCCTGTGCGCAAAGTTGGGATGGGTGAAACGATCATAGATTCCCTTGGGTTTTTGGGGTTGATGATCGTGGTGAACCTGTTTGCGTTGATCCTGTATTTGTTCATTCCCGTAGCGTTTTGGGTGGTGAATGGGATTTTGCTGGGTCGTGAATATTTTCAGATGGTGGCGGTGCGCCGTGTTGGGCGCAAAGAAGGCAAAGCATTGCGCAAGGCCAACCGTCCACAAATCTGGATTGCGGGTACGTTGATGGCTGTGCCGTTGACGGTGCCTGTGTTGAACCTGATTATCCCAATCTTGGGCGCGGCGATGTTTACGCACCTGTTCCATCGGATTTCAGGCAAATAA